A single Drechmeria coniospora strain ARSEF 6962 chromosome 03, whole genome shotgun sequence DNA region contains:
- a CDS encoding gamma-glutamyltranspeptidase — translation MHRTERSCSDAGQPVDARSCRGATPTDVLEEKGVGAAAVSVSRVHANPRRAVVPDGERAKALEKRVLRKMDVRLIPTLALLYLLSFLDRGNIGNAKIEGLQEDLNMTSDQYNWCLTVFFFTYAAFEVPSNLLLRRLRPSRWLPLIMVSWGLVMTLMGIVRSYRGLLVARLFLGVTEAGLFPGVAYYLTMWYCRHEIQLRQALFFSAASIAGAFSGLLAFAIGKMHGVGGLEGWRWIFILEGIATVLVAFFALFLMYDFPDTAPFLTEEEREFVLHRLKYQGQTVGTTTGDEADSGAEDTNIRVGEADEFRWTYVRQAFCDWQIWVNIFVYWGVVCPLYGVSLFLPSIIKSLHYKASTAQLMTVPIYITAALFAVLFAYCSDRVGKRSPFIIGLMVVMMAGFAMCISSTSPRVVYGGVFLAACAIYPAFPGIIAWLCNNLSGSYKRGAGMAIQIGVGNLGGAMASNFYRQKDIPRYFLGHALELGFIFIGLVAAVGLVVAYGVINKKRRQAVQAGSHHGLTAEELSKQGDKAVTRRRSMPSQRLLSTATHRSRRLTSISVCKRAMVLVGNAVDEQIVEVLLEEDEAEAICDAGRRRLDNHALNAAAEQMSMTDGWEDRIRQQLLQLMQLLQLLQLLKLPQSPDPSRDVTLPEEPLPPPSTPTASGGEVVRILGRLARAKHHPGSRQRAAFPASFKNESNMAVHGDAPSSPDMWKFPSRRSVVHSTEGIVACSQPLAAKCGLEVLRAGGNAADAAVAVAAGLNVTEPCSTGIGGDMFLLFWDASERRVKALNGSGRSGAECTLERVRADLGFDPSDAGKQMPPHSVHTVTVPGAAAGWVDAVERFGSGRVSMQQVLGPAIELGEKGFPVSEVTAHDWMAAEQTLRDASPNFAEMLKRDPAAPSGVRAPRPGEVMRNPTLARTFRSLAEHGKPGFYRGRVAEELVRVVRDLGGHLELADLEHHLATGSEPVEPISLKFQGQGLGRGDGVELWEHPPNGQGVVALMALGIMQEMEKQGKIPVFEAADFNSTPYVHAIVEALRLAFTDAHWFVADPNVTVVPTSGLLSASYLAERATLFDPAKAAVQLRHGDPPAELSPALRSSDTVYFTVTDSHGNAASFINSNYAGFGTAIIPRGCGFTLQNRGSNFSLDARHPNRLEPRKRPYHTIIPGMVTNLRDGELHSTFGVMGGFMQPQGHVQVLLGQLIGGLNPQQALDAPRVCIVAGMPSMPDAEVEWTVHVEDGMPADTILGLEKLGHDVVSTKGAQRGLFGRGQIVRRTLDAVDGTVVWSAGSDMRADGAAYPA, via the exons ATGCACCGAACGGAACGCAGCTgctccgacgccggccagccGGTCGATGCACGGTCATGTCGTGGTGCGACTCCAACCGACGTCTTGGAAGAGAAAGGTGTCGGCGCAGCGGCCGTGAGCGTCTCTCGCGTCCATGCCAATCCCCGTCGCGCAGTCGTTCCCGATGGTGAGAGGGCAAAGGCGCTGGAGAAGAGGGTTCTGCGCAAG ATGGACGTCCGTTTGATACCCACGCTGGCATTGCTGTATCTTCTCTCGTTTCTCGATC GCGGCAACATTGGCAACGCCAAGATTGAGGGACTCCAGGAGGACTTGAACATGACATCCGACCAGTACAACTGGTGCTTGaccgtcttcttcttcaccTATGCGGCGTTCGAGGTGCCGAGCAACCTGCTGCTGAGGAGGCTTCGGCCCAGTCGCTGGCTACCCCTGATCATGGTCTCGTGGGGTCTCGTCATGACCCTCATGGGCATCGTCCGAAGCTACCGCGgactcctcgtcgcccgtctGTTCCTCGGCGTGACCGAGGCTGGCCTGTTCCCCGGCGTCGCG TACTATCTGACCATGTGGTATTGCCGGCATGAGATCCAGCTTCGCCAGGCGCTGTTCTTCTCCGCCGCTtccatcgccggcgcctttAGCGGCCTGCTCGCGTTTGCCATCGGCAAGATGCACGGCGTCGGAGGCCTCGAGGGGTGGCGGTGGATCTTCATCCTCGAGGGCATCgccaccgtcctcgtcgccttcttcgccttgTTTCTCATGTACGACTTTCCCGACACCGCGCCGTTTCtgaccgaggaggagcgggaATTCGTCCTCCATCGTCTCAAGTACCAAGGCCAGACGgtcggcacgacgacgggggacgaggccgacagcggcgccgaggacacgAACatccgcgtcggcgaggcggacgagttTCGGTGGACCTATGTCCGACAAGCCTTTTGCGACTGGCAGATTTGGGTCAACATATTCGTGTACTGGGGT GTTGTCTGCCCGCTCTATGGCGTTAGCCTCTTCCTGCCGAGCATCATCAAGAGTCTGCACTACAAGGCGAGCACGGCGCAGCTCATGACGGTGCCCATCTACATCACGGCCGCCCTGTTCGCCGTCCTGTTCGCCTACTGCTCCGACCGCGTGGGGAAGCGCAGCCCGTTCATCATCGGGCTCATGGTCGTCATGATGGCCGGTTTCGCCAT GTGCATTTCGTCCACGAGCCCTCGCGTCGTGTACGGCGGCGTCTTTCTTGCCGCCTGCGCCATCTACCCGGCGTTTCCGGGCATCATCGCCTGGCTATGCAACAACCTGTCAGGCAGCTACAAGAGAGGCGCGGGCATGGCCATTCAGATTGGCGTTGGAAACCTTGGCGGC GCCATGGCGTCCAATTTCTATCGGCAAAAGGACATCCCGCGATATTTTCTGGGGCACGCCTTGGAACTCGGCTTCATcttcatcggcctcgtcgccgccgtcggtctcGTCGTGGCATACGGCGTCATCAACAAGAAAAGGCGCCAGGCCGTGCAGGCAGGATCCCACCACGGCCTGACGGCGGAAGAGCTGTCGAAGCAGGGAGACAAGGCGGTCAC CAGAAGACGCAGCATGCCAAGCCAAAGGCTcctctcgacggccacgcACCGTTCTCGTCGGTTGACCTCCATCTCCGTCTGCAAACGGGCCATGGTTCTGGTTGGGAATGCAGTCGACGAGCAAATAGTTGAGGTGCTcctggaggaggatgaggcaGAGGCCATATGTGATGctggtcgtcgccgtcttgaCAATCATGCCCTCAACGCGGCCGCAGAGCAGATGAGCATGACAGATGGATGGGAGGACCGGATT CGCCAGCAGCTCCTGCAGCTCATGCAGCTCCTGCAGCTCCTGCAGCTCCTGAAGCTCCCACAGTCTCCTGATCCCTCACGTGACGTGACGTTGCCAGAGGagcccctcccccctccttcAACTCCAACTGCATCTGGTGGCGAGGTGGTGAGAATTCTCGGACGACTTGCCAGAGCCAAGCATCATCCTGGCTCGAGACAGAGAGCAGCGTTTCCTGCTTCATTCAAGAACGAATCGAACATGGCCGTCCATGGGGACGCCCCATCCTCGCCGGACATGTGGAAGTTCCCCTCACGACGCAGCGTCGTCCACAGCACCGAGGGTATCGTCGCCTGCTCGCAGCCGCTTGCGGCAAAATGTGGCCTCGAGGTGCTTCGTGCGGGTGGAAATGCAGCC gatgccgccgttgccgtcg CGGCCGGCCTCAACGTGACGGAACCGTGCTCGACGGGCATCGGCGGTGACATGTTCCTCCTCTTCTGGGATGCCAGCGAGAGGCGTGTCAAGGCCCTGAACGGCTCCGGCCGCTCGGGGGCCGAGTGCACGCTCGAGAGAGTCCGCGCCGACCTCGGATTCGACCCCAGTGATGCTGGGAAGCAGATGCCCCCCCACAGCGTCcacaccgtcaccgtccccggcgccgccgcagggtgggtcgatgccgtcgagcgaTTCGGAAGCGGCAGGGTGAGCATGCAGCAGGTGCTCGGCCCGGCCATCGAGCTCGGGGAGAAGGGGTTTCCCGTTTCCGAGGTGACGGCACACGAC tggatggcggccgagcagaCGCTTCGCGATGCCTCGCCCAACTTTGCCGAGATGCTCAAGCGGGATCCCGCCGCTCCCTCGGGCGTGCGCGCGCCGAGGCCCGGCGAGGTGATGAGGAACCCGACGCTGGCACGGACGTTTCGCAGCCTCGCCGAGCACGGAAAGCCTGGCTTCTACAGGGGacgcgtcgccgaggagctcgtcagGGTCGTGCGCGACCTCGGCGGTCACCTCGAGCTGGCCGATCTCGAGCACCATCTCGCCACCGGAAGCGAGCCGGTCGAGCCGATATCGCTCAAGTTCCAAGGCCAggggctcggccgaggcgacggcgttgaGCTGTGGGAGCACCCCCCCAACGGtcagggcgtcgtcgccctcatgGCGCTCGGTATCATGCAGGAGATGGAGAAGCAGGGCAAGATTCCCGtcttcgaggccgccgacttCAACTCGACGCCGTACGTgcatgccatcgtcgaggctcTCCGACTCGCCTTTACCGACGCCCATTGGTTCGTCGCCGATCCCAACGTCACGGTCGTGCCGACGAGCGGTCTTCTCTCGGCCTCTtacctcgccgagcgcgcGACGCTCTTCGAtccggccaaggcggcggtCCAGCTTCGCCACGGCGACCCTCCCGCCGAGCTCTCTCCGGCGCTTCGCAGCAGCGACACCGTCTACTTCACCGTGACGGACAGCCACGGCAACGCCGCATCCTTCATCAACTCCAACtacgccggcttcggcaccgCCATCATCCCTCGGGGCTGCGGCTTCACCCTGCAGAACCGCGGTTCTAACTTCTCGCTCGACGCTCGCCACCCGAATCGGCTCGAACCACGCAAGCGACCGTATCACACCATCATTCCCGGCATGGTGACCAAcctgcgcgacggcgagcttcACTCGACTTTTGGCGTCATGGGAGGCTTCATGCAGCCCCAGGGCCATGTTCAGGTCCTTCTAGGACAGCTCATCGGCGGGCTCAATCCGCAGCAGGCGCTCGACGCGCCGAGGGTgtgcatcgtcgcc